Part of the Geoalkalibacter ferrihydriticus DSM 17813 genome is shown below.
CGAAAAAACTTACACAAACTTAGTTAAGTGATCGAATGCTAGCACGGCCGACTTTTGAAAAGCAAGCCATTAAATTCGTCGGTGTAAGGTTTTTTTGAGACTCTTTAGCCGCCATGTTTAAACGATATCGTCACGCCCTGCGCCACAAGCGCAACAATTACGGTTAATTAGTTGGCCTCGCGCCTGATATCCCGCTGTTCACCCCGTCCGGCGATCCAGACTGCGGTATTGAATGGCCTCGGCAAGATGTGCTTGGGTGAGAGTGTCGTCGGCCCTGAGATCAGCGATGGTGCGTGCAAGTTTCAGAATCCGGGCATAAGAGCGTGCCGAAAGGCCCAGGCGATCGGTGACCATTTCGAGCAGCTTGTGGCCGGCCTCGTCAACGGCGCAGAATTTACGGATATGGCGGGCTTGCATCTGTGCGTTGCAGTGCAGGCCGAAGGGCGCGAGGCGTTCGCGTTGGATGGTGCGCGCTGTTTCGACACGGGCGCGGATTGCCGATGAGGGCTCGGCGTCGCGTGGGTCGGCGAGATCCTTGTGCGCCACCCGCGGCACTTCGACGTGCAGGTCGATGCGGTCGAGGAGCGGCCCGGAAAGGCGGGTTTTGTAGCGCTGGAGCATCAGCGGCGTGCATGAGCATTGTTGCAGGGTGTCGCCGTAAAAACCGCAGTTGCAGGGATTCATCGCCGCCACCAGCATGAAATCGGCGGGATAGGTGAGGCTGGTGGCGGCGCGGGCAATCGTCACCTGGCCATCTTCAAGAGGCTGGCGCAGCATTTCCAGCACGTTTTTCTTGAATTCCGGGAGTTCATCAAGAAACAGTACGCCGTTGTGCGCCAGGCTCACCTCGCCGGGGCGCGGATAACTGCCGCCGCCGATGAGTCCCGCGTCGGAAATGGTGTGGTGGGGATGACGAAAGGGGCGCCGCGCAATGAGCGCCTGCTTTTCCGAAAGCAGGCCCATTACCGAATGGATTTTGGTGGTTTCCAGCGCCTCGGCGAAACTCAGGTCGGGCAGGATGGTGGAAATGCGGCGCGCCAGCATGGTCTTGCCGCTGCCCGGTGGGCCGACCATCAGAATATTATGGCCACCCGCAGCGGCGACTTCCAGAGCGCGCTTGGCGTGCTCCTGCCCGCGCACCTCGGCAAAGTCTTCCGCTCCCTGGCGGGCCTGGGCAAAGAGTTCGGGGACCGGCAGGGAGCAGGGCGAAAGTTGGCGTTCGCCGTTGAGAAAGGCGACCACTTCGCCGAGATCGCGCACACCATAGACCCTGAGACCTTCGACAATGCCGCCTTCGGGGGTGTTTTCCTCGGGCAGAATGAGCCCCTGGGTCTGCCAGTCGCGCG
Proteins encoded:
- a CDS encoding YifB family Mg chelatase-like AAA ATPase, whose translation is MLAKVLSGALLGIDAYPVDVEVDIAQGLPQFSTVGLPEGAVKESKDRVISAIKNSGYEFPARRITINLAPADIKKDGAAFDLPMAVGLLTATGLIKENAAKRFVMMGELSLDGRIKPVRGVLPVAVAARDWQTQGLILPEENTPEGGIVEGLRVYGVRDLGEVVAFLNGERQLSPCSLPVPELFAQARQGAEDFAEVRGQEHAKRALEVAAAGGHNILMVGPPGSGKTMLARRISTILPDLSFAEALETTKIHSVMGLLSEKQALIARRPFRHPHHTISDAGLIGGGSYPRPGEVSLAHNGVLFLDELPEFKKNVLEMLRQPLEDGQVTIARAATSLTYPADFMLVAAMNPCNCGFYGDTLQQCSCTPLMLQRYKTRLSGPLLDRIDLHVEVPRVAHKDLADPRDAEPSSAIRARVETARTIQRERLAPFGLHCNAQMQARHIRKFCAVDEAGHKLLEMVTDRLGLSARSYARILKLARTIADLRADDTLTQAHLAEAIQYRSLDRRTG